AGAGGGCAAGAAGATAAAcggaaaaagaaaaaagaaagtgcAAAGCGCCTGGAATTCTCATTCGTGTTTCTTGATGGTATCGAGTCTTATGGTTACAATTGGAAATGTCTAACAGATTGCCAAAGTATATCGTCAAAATGAGGAGTCCTGATGCCTTCAAATGGAATTAGTAACTGAAATTAGCGAGTCCACCAGCAGCATTGCTGTTCACAACAGCCGTagttttgttctttttctgcTAGATGATGAGTCGGCCCGACATTTGATCTGGCCAATCTTGGTCTCATCGAAGCATGAAAATATCGAAGATGAACCTTCGCTGAACACCAACCTGATCAGGATTCTGCTAAGTGTGGAGGATTTCTGATAGAGACAATGTCAACTTGAAATGAAAGAGCGCTCTGTAGTTGATACGCTACACTGTAGCCGACCCAATGCTATCTTGATATGAGGCGATTCTAGTACTACGATGAGAAGCGCAAGAAACTCAAACAGCCGATCAGCACTATCCCTTTCATGCATGAATCAGTTGACATCTGAAGATTGTTTTGACCGTGGATATTGATCAAATAATATAGCAAGTCACGATCAAGCTTGTAGCATAGCATTGAGCAATAAGGTGAACTTTCCTAGGGACTTTagttcttttccaaaactcTTTCCGCGTAATCTGAAAACGGATCACTCCTGTGAATCCATGGTACTATTGTCAAACATAATATAGCAGGAAGAGCGTAATGTTGTTTCAAAGCCGCACTGTAGTGTCTGGATTGATCACCATCAACGCTCACGTAATCAAAAAATTACTGGTCACGTGGATAGTCAATCGCTTGAAGGACATCATCTCAAGATTTTCCTCCTTAACTAGCAATCCTTGGATATCATGGCTAAGAGATCCAAGAACCAGCAAAGGCGATTACGTGCCAAACTAAGAAAAACTAAGGGGGTGCCTGATCAGGAAAATGGATTTTCAGTTAAGAAAAGTGACAGCTCCGAACCTATTCCTGTTTCCgatgacaatgatgaagTAACCATAGCACAACCTGACACTGGTGGACTGGAGGGGCCACTTGCTCAGGAGTTTCAAAACATATTTGCAAAGTTTGTTCcagttgaagagaaattgaactTTGAGCCCACCCCCTTGGAATCCAGAAAGGAAGAGATTATATATAGTAGTTCTTCAGAGGACGAAGCTGACTCTGATAAAGAACGAACCCAAACACAGACACATCTAtcaaaaaaggaaaagaaaagacttTACGGGATATCTTTAACGGAGTTGAAAAAGTACGCTGCTAGACCTGATCTGGTCGAATGGTATGATGCCGACGCTGAAGATCCAACTTTAAACGTCTACTTGAAATGTTTATTGCGTGCAGTCAAAGTTCCTGTCCATTGGCAATCCAAGAGAGATTACCTATCTTCTAAGAGGGGCTTTGAAAAACCTCCTTTTAGATTGCCAGATTTCATTCGTGACACTGGTATCATGGAAATGAGAGATGTATCTCAGGAAGATGAATCTACtctcaaacaaagaactAGAGACAAAGTTCAGCCTAAGATGGGCAAGTTAGACATTGACTTTCAACGGTTACATGATGCATTTACGAAATTTCAAACTAAACCTCCGATGCTGGCTTTCGGGGATGTTTATTACGAAGGAAGGGGctctgaaacttttgaactCGAAAATTTCGTCCCTGgtaaagtttcttctcGACTAAGAACTGCTTTAGGAATAGCTAATCATGAGAAGCCTCCATGGGTCGCTCAAATGGCTAAACTAGGACCACCGCCGTCTTATCCTAATATGGACGCAGATggtgttttcaaagagCCATTAATGAAGAATTTAGGACCCCCAATTGAGAGAGATTCCTGGGGTAGCATACATCCGGACAGtgaggaggaggaggatAATGAcgaggaagaggaagaggaagaggaggaggaggaacAATTTATTCCAAGATACGACAAAGAATCCACTGACTACATTCCCATCAAATCTGTTAGTAACGAAATTCCAACAATGAGACACGACACGACAAACGAAACGGAAGACGATTCCACAAACGCTCCACTTTATCAAGTTCTGTCTCAGAAAAAGGAATCAGGAGGATTCATGGGTGAAAAGATAAACTACGAACttccatcatcaaaacGGTAGAGTAAACCATATCCCATCAACTAGCAGGTGCCCCACACATATAGCATAGCGTAAAAAGAATTCTTTTGCACATACCCCACCAATTAAAATAAACTCATCTCTGATAGAAAGAGTAAGATCCGTCTTTTGCTTCAGCAGTTTTATTAAGGTGTAATTATATATAATAAATTTATAGATCATGGCTATAAGATTAAATTCTTATTGGCTTCTGCTAAGGCACATAATGTGGTATAACCATCAGTTACAATTAAAAAATAATTTTATAAAGATGAAGCTCCCGAGTTAGAGTTTGAGTATGATTAGTTATactttgaatttttcataatctttttcttcaagtagCACGTTGCATAACATATTTTTAATGGCTCCTATGACCATTCAACTTCTATTTTCCAATCCATGGCTTTATTTATGCACTTTAGTAAGTCTTATTATTCTCAATGTATACATAGGTGCCATCGTTTAAGTGATTTTAATTTAATTCATTGATATATGACTCTTATTAtcttcagcttttgaaTATTCAAATATTCATTTCTTATTTTATTTTGTCCTGATTGAGTATATACCCTtacttctttcttttcattgtAATTTTCAGGTGATTTTCTCGGATCTACTTGATCTTCTGTACTAGAATTACATATCTCTATAATTGATATCGCACATTCCatccaaaattttccatATAGTTTCCACGGCTCACCATAGAAAGACATGTTATTTGCTTTAAAAATTACATCACCGTTCTCTCTTATAACAAATTACAATGGGAAAAGAGGCAGTTCTATATGGCATAGATGCAAtttgatctcttcttcattttctaCTTTGATAATACAATTTATAGTTGGTGTTTTCTTCTAGTTCTGAACAATGAAATTCAATTATGTCTGGTATACTAATTCATTAGAAAAGCTGGGTACatattctcttcttttaGCTTTTATTCTCTGGAGATCTGTTTTCTGGTTTACTATCCATATAGTTGTTCGACTTACGTAAGTCAGGCTCGATGATAGTAGTGCATCGCAAATTGAACGTGCGCTACCCAAAACCCCAACTCCAATCACAGGCCAACAATTTGGGCAGTAATCAATAAAAAACCAATACCAACCTTTTGTTCAGAGTTAGATCCGAGTatctggagaagaagaatacaAAAGATAGATAGACCATCACTTTTCATTCTATTTCGGATTCTCTAATTGGTTTGTTTATTTCTTAACGAGAATGCTTTCAGtgaaaagatcaataaGTAGAATTCCAACAGCCCGTCTCTTCAGCACTACTAGGAGACAGTTGAAGGAGGTCGAATTGACAGTCGACGGTGTAAAGGTATCCATAGAAGCCGGTTCTTCCATTATTCAGGCAGCAGAGAAGGCTGGTGTCACCATTCCAAGGTACTGCTACCATGAAAAGTTGGCTGTAGCAGGTAACTGTCGTATGTGTTtggttgaaattgagaGATCCCCCAAATTGGCAGCTTCTTGTGCCATGCCCGTTCAGAATGGTATGAGTGTCTTGACTAACACTCCTAAGATCAAAAAGGCCAGAGAGGGTGTTACTGAGATGTTACTGGAGAACCACCCCTTGGATTGTCCTGTGTGTGACCAAGGTGGTGAGTGTGATTTACAAGAACAGTCCTTGAGATATGGTAGTGATCGTGGCCGTTTCCatgaaattgttggaaAAAGGGCCGTTGAGAATAAGGCCATTGGTCCTCTGATCAAGACCTCCATGAACCGTTGTATCCATTGTACAAGATGTGTTAGATTCCTGAACGATGTCGCCGGTGCTCCTGAGTTTGGAACTGCAGGACGTGGAAATGACATGCAAATTGGTACCTATGTCGAGAGAAACGTCAACTCTGAGTTGTCTGCTAACGTCATTGACCTGTGTCCCGTGGGTGCATTGACTTCCAAGCCATATGCTTTCAGAGCAAGACCTTGGGAGCTGAAGAGAACTGAAACAATTGATGTTCACGATGCTCTGGGTTCCAATGTTCGTGTAGACACTAGAGGTATTGAGGTTATGAGAGTTCTGCCACGATTGAATGATGAGATTAATGAAGAATGGATCAGTGACAAAACCAGATTCGCCTGTGACGGTCTGAAGACTCAACGTCTGACTAAACCATTGATCAGACAAGGAAACACATTTGTGGACGCTACTTGGGAGGAGGCTTTGGCCACCATCGCTGAAGGTTTCCAGAAGGTTCAACCAAAGGAGAACGAGATTAAGGCAATCGTTGGTTCCCTGACAGATCTAGAATCTATTGTAGCTCTGAAAGACTTGGTCAACAAATTGGGCTCAGAAAATGTTTCTACTGATGGAGATGCAACAACTGTTCCTCCAGCCCATGGAGCCGACTTTAGATCTAACTATATCTTCAATTCAACTATTGACAACATTGAAGAGGCTGACCAGATATTATTGGTCGGTACTAATCCAAGACATGAAGCCGCAGTGTTAAATGCAAGGATCAGAAAGGTGTGGCTACGTTCAGACCTTGAAGTCCACCACGTTGGTGAGGAATTTGACTCCACTTTTGAGTTGAACCACCTTGGTAGCGATGTCAATGCCTTGGCTAAGGCCCTTACCGGTGaagttggaaagaaatTATCTGAAGCTTCCAAGCCTTTGATCATCATTGGATCTGGGGTTACAGAAACTCAAGATGCCGAGGCTGTATATGCAACTGTGGCCAAATTTGTCACTTCCAATGCAAACATCGTCACTCCAGAATGGAATGGATTCAATTTGTTGCACCGTGAAGCTTCTCGCGTCGGTGCTTTGGATGTTGGATTCACCACTCAATCCCCAGAGGTTGCCAACACCAAAGCCAAGTTTATCTACCTACTAGGTGCTGATGAAATCGTCAACAAAGATATCCCAAAGGACGCATTCGTTGTATACCAGGGACACCACGGTGACTTGGGAGCTTCCTTCGCCGATGTTATCCTACCAGGCTCTGCTTACACCGAAAAGACTGCTACATACGTCAACACAGAAGGCCGAGTCCAGTCGACTAGAGCCGCCACGAACCCTCCTGGTGTTGCTAGAGAAGATTGGATGATCATTAGAGCTCTCAGTGAATACTTGGGAGCCACTTTGCCCTATGATAACCTATACGAAATGAGATCCAGATTGGCTGATGTTGCTCCTCACCTCTTACGTCACGAGGTTGTAGAGCCAGTGTCAGAGGGCATCGCTAAGGTTGGATTCCAATCTCTGGTTAAACCCGGAATTCAATCCAAAGGAGTTTTACTCAAGAACCCGATCGAGAACTTCTACTTCACGGATGTCatctccaaatcttctcCTACAATGGCCAAGTGTGTGGGTAGCTTTGGTTCCAAGATCGAAAAGATCAAGGACGAGAAAGCCAACAGCTATCTATCATTTGCTTAACGATAATCAAGacaagaaaggaaaaaagagaaCCACTAGAACGCCGCCTACGAAAGCAGAATACTTTCACATCATAGTATAGATCCATCTGTTTGCATATATACACAGGAGAACAACAAAAGGAGAAAGGCCTTTCCTAATGGGTCTAATctatttatttatttatttatttagTTGTGGTTTTTACTTGGTCGTATGACCGAATGAATAGGCCGAGCAAATAAACACGCCTGTTCCTCCCAGCCTCTACACAGGTAATTGTAGGAAAATTAGACACCTATATCTTTATCAAGTATATTCTGAGATATCCTGGAGCATATTACAGTAGTTGCAACATGTGTCACACTTTCTACTTTAAATATTCGTAGTAGCAAAGAGCCG
This window of the Komagataella phaffii GS115 chromosome 2, complete sequence genome carries:
- a CDS encoding Protein required for assembly of U2 snRNP into the spliceosome, forms a complex with Hsh49p and Hsh1; translated protein: MAKRSKNQQRRLRAKLRKTKGVPDQENGFSVKKSDSSEPIPVSDDNDEVTIAQPDTGGLEGPLAQEFQNIFAKFVPVEEKLNFEPTPLESRKEEIIYSSSSEDEADSDKERTQTQTHLSKKEKKRLYGISLTELKKYAARPDLVEWYDADAEDPTLNVYLKCLLRAVKVPVHWQSKRDYLSSKRGFEKPPFRLPDFIRDTGIMEMRDVSQEDESTLKQRTRDKVQPKMGKLDIDFQRLHDAFTKFQTKPPMLAFGDVYYEGRGSETFELENFVPGKVSSRLRTALGIANHEKPPWVAQMAKLGPPPSYPNMDADGVFKEPLMKNLGPPIERDSWGSIHPDSEEEEDNDEEEEEEEEEEEQFIPRYDKESTDYIPIKSVSNEIPTMRHDTTNETEDDSTNAPLYQVLSQKKESGGFMGEKINYELPSSKR